One genomic region from Leptolyngbyaceae cyanobacterium JSC-12 encodes:
- a CDS encoding P-type ATPase, translocating (IMG reference gene:2510094090~PFAM: E1-E2 ATPase; Cation transporting ATPase, C-terminus; haloacid dehalogenase-like hydrolase; Cation transporter/ATPase, N-terminus~TIGRFAM: plasma-membrane calcium-translocating P-type ATPase; ATPase, P-type (transporting), HAD superfamily, subfamily IC; potassium and/or sodium efflux P-type ATPase, fungal-type) → MTAHSPSAIAPVAWQSIAATQTLESLGSDSQRGLTSQEVAQRLQQYGPNELEESGGRNWWQILLDQFTNIMLILLIVVAVVSGILDFTDMQAGKMKLDDVPFKDTIAILAIVILNGMLGYFQESKAEKDLAALKRMATSRVRVIRDGRPIEVDSKELVPGDIMLIEAGVQVPADARILEEANLQVREAALTGEALAVNKDANIELPEDTPLGNRLNLLYQGTDVVQGRATAIVTNTGMRTELGRIATMLQSVEAEPTPLQQRMDQLSKALVTGAMILVALVVFGGIAYLGWSAWKDLLEVSLSMAVAIVPEGLPAVITVTLALGTQRMVRRNALIRKLPAVETLGSVTTICSDKTGTLTQNKMVVKLLNTNSLSLRVSGEGYDPVGKFYLLSEENNRTDSALPLAPEDHPELLTLLTACTVCNDAVLQQQNGEWTILGDPTEGALLSLAGKAGFERDQWMSKLPRVSEIPFSSERKRMSVILEALDPSKVVSNGAARYMMFTKGSPELILERCTQIQVDMEIKPITDEQRCQVLEQNNQMAARGLRVLGFAFRPLNEAPTEDLEGKTEQALVWLGLVGMLDAPRPEVRDAVARCRSAGIRPVMITGDHQLTARAVAEDLGIAQVGDRVLTGRDLEKMGKLDLESVVEDVSVYARVAPEHKLHIVQALQSRKHIAAMTGDGVNDAPALKQADIGIAMGITGTDVSKDASDMVLLDDNFATIVAAIEEGRVVYNNIRRFIKYILGSNIGELITIGCAPLLGLGGVPLTPLQILWMNLVTDGLPALALAVEPADPNVMKRPPHDPQESIFARGLGLYMVRIGIILAILAIGLMVWAYGYTEQVQNAVLSRDRWKTMVFTTLCLAQMGHAMAIRSSTRLTIEMNPLSNPYVLASVILTTILQLMLVYVPPLRNFFGTHFLSMTDLGVCLGLSLLMFVWIELEKLVFRWYALWKR, encoded by the coding sequence ATGACTGCTCACTCTCCGTCCGCGATCGCTCCAGTCGCCTGGCAATCGATTGCTGCAACTCAGACATTAGAGTCTCTTGGAAGTGATTCCCAACGAGGTTTAACCAGTCAAGAAGTAGCTCAACGGCTGCAACAATATGGTCCAAACGAGCTAGAAGAATCGGGTGGACGCAACTGGTGGCAAATTTTGCTCGATCAGTTTACCAACATCATGCTCATTCTGCTGATTGTGGTAGCGGTGGTTTCTGGAATTCTGGATTTTACCGACATGCAGGCTGGCAAGATGAAGCTTGATGATGTTCCATTCAAAGACACGATCGCAATTCTGGCCATCGTGATTTTGAATGGAATGCTAGGCTACTTCCAGGAGAGTAAGGCAGAGAAAGATTTAGCAGCACTCAAGCGGATGGCAACGTCCCGTGTGAGAGTGATTCGGGATGGTAGACCCATAGAAGTTGATTCAAAGGAACTGGTCCCAGGCGATATCATGCTAATTGAGGCAGGCGTGCAGGTGCCAGCCGATGCGCGGATTCTCGAAGAAGCTAATTTACAGGTGCGGGAAGCGGCTTTAACTGGGGAAGCACTCGCAGTTAATAAGGATGCCAATATTGAATTGCCTGAAGATACTCCGTTAGGCAATCGCCTGAATTTGTTGTATCAGGGAACCGACGTAGTGCAGGGGCGTGCCACTGCCATAGTGACCAATACCGGAATGCGAACGGAACTGGGGCGAATTGCCACCATGTTGCAATCAGTGGAAGCAGAGCCAACCCCACTCCAGCAACGAATGGATCAGCTCAGCAAAGCCCTGGTAACAGGCGCGATGATTCTGGTTGCGCTGGTTGTCTTTGGGGGAATTGCTTACCTGGGTTGGAGCGCATGGAAAGACTTGTTAGAAGTGTCGCTGAGTATGGCAGTGGCGATCGTTCCAGAAGGTTTGCCTGCTGTCATCACCGTGACCCTGGCACTCGGAACTCAACGCATGGTAAGGCGCAACGCCCTAATTCGAAAACTTCCTGCTGTTGAAACTCTGGGATCAGTCACCACCATCTGTTCTGATAAAACCGGGACCCTTACCCAAAACAAGATGGTAGTGAAACTCCTGAACACCAACAGCTTATCGCTCCGCGTTAGCGGCGAGGGCTATGACCCGGTTGGCAAATTTTATCTGTTAAGCGAAGAAAACAATCGAACCGATTCAGCGCTTCCGCTGGCACCGGAAGACCATCCGGAGTTGTTGACCTTGCTGACTGCCTGCACTGTTTGTAATGATGCTGTTTTGCAACAGCAGAATGGTGAATGGACAATTCTAGGCGACCCAACTGAAGGGGCTTTGCTATCTCTAGCAGGTAAAGCGGGGTTTGAACGAGATCAGTGGATGAGTAAGCTCCCACGGGTCTCTGAGATTCCTTTTTCCTCCGAACGTAAGCGAATGAGCGTGATTCTTGAGGCACTGGATCCTTCCAAAGTTGTTTCCAATGGTGCTGCTCGCTACATGATGTTTACTAAAGGCTCACCCGAACTAATTTTGGAGCGCTGCACTCAAATCCAAGTTGATATGGAGATTAAGCCGATTACGGATGAGCAGCGTTGCCAAGTTTTAGAGCAAAATAACCAGATGGCAGCACGAGGATTGCGCGTCTTGGGTTTTGCCTTTAGACCATTAAATGAAGCACCGACTGAAGATTTAGAAGGTAAAACAGAGCAAGCGCTGGTTTGGTTAGGGTTGGTGGGGATGCTGGATGCGCCTCGACCAGAAGTGCGAGATGCGGTTGCTCGCTGTCGGTCTGCTGGCATTCGCCCAGTGATGATTACTGGAGACCACCAGCTCACAGCCCGGGCGGTTGCTGAAGATTTGGGAATTGCTCAGGTGGGCGATCGCGTATTAACTGGACGCGATTTAGAAAAGATGGGGAAACTCGACCTGGAAAGCGTGGTAGAAGATGTGAGCGTGTATGCCCGCGTTGCACCAGAACACAAGTTACACATTGTTCAGGCGTTGCAAAGTCGGAAGCACATTGCCGCTATGACTGGTGACGGCGTGAACGATGCACCCGCTCTCAAGCAAGCGGACATTGGCATTGCGATGGGCATTACGGGTACCGATGTAAGTAAAGATGCCAGTGACATGGTGCTCCTGGATGACAACTTTGCCACGATTGTTGCTGCTATCGAAGAAGGCCGTGTTGTTTATAACAATATTCGCCGCTTTATTAAATACATTCTGGGAAGCAACATTGGTGAACTCATCACCATTGGCTGTGCTCCGCTGTTAGGTTTGGGAGGTGTTCCCTTAACCCCCTTACAAATTCTCTGGATGAACCTGGTGACAGATGGATTACCAGCGCTAGCACTGGCAGTAGAACCTGCCGATCCAAATGTCATGAAACGACCGCCCCATGATCCTCAGGAAAGTATCTTTGCCCGTGGATTGGGGCTTTACATGGTTCGGATTGGGATTATTCTAGCGATTCTTGCGATTGGGTTAATGGTTTGGGCGTATGGTTACACGGAGCAAGTTCAGAATGCGGTACTGAGTCGCGATCGCTGGAAAACCATGGTTTTTACAACCTTGTGTCTGGCTCAAATGGGGCATGCTATGGCAATTCGCTCCAGTACTCGCCTCACGATTGAAATGAATCCACTGTCTAATCCTTATGTGCTGGCATCGGTTATCTTAACGACAATTCTTCAACTGATGTTGGTTTATGTACCTCCGCTCCGTAATTTCTTTGGCACTCATTTCTTGAGCATGACAGATTTGGGGGTTTGTCTGGGGTTGAGCCTGTTGATGTTTGTGTGGATTGAACTGGAAAAGTTGGTCTTCCGTTGGTACGCACTCTGGAAACGCTGA
- a CDS encoding hypothetical protein (IMG reference gene:2510094091), whose amino-acid sequence MVANPFIPKKLVGRQAELYQVSAVLAADGDLLIAGVPGSGRRTLVQSAAETVGARVIQIDCLRAINSQRFLNLLAEGILSVFNSDPDLTIIQRWITDQPLMLETSADGRYRLTWQVTPMDTWPVFKALLALPQAIAEALNCRVVILFQNFPHIRSWDRSEKWESYLRHEIQQQSRVSYALIATVAESWVQQSTMQVILLGPVKRDDLKPWVAEVTSNHGLEFDVPAMELFLDYIQGNVGDAIALLRRIWVDVQLHSHSLLPNANSIQVRPAPPISISSKQIHTSALALVEDLSLTFESLLLLLPSSQVRVLESLALDPTDSPHSREYIQKHHLSRGGGLQGALASLQQKGLVYGPEHGYRITMPLLSLWLKQQLA is encoded by the coding sequence ATGGTCGCAAACCCCTTTATTCCTAAAAAACTGGTGGGGCGTCAGGCAGAACTGTATCAAGTCAGTGCAGTTTTGGCAGCAGATGGCGATTTACTAATTGCAGGAGTTCCAGGGAGTGGGCGGCGCACGCTTGTGCAATCTGCGGCAGAGACAGTCGGAGCAAGAGTGATTCAAATTGACTGTTTGCGAGCAATCAACAGTCAGCGATTCCTGAATCTACTGGCAGAAGGAATTTTGTCTGTATTTAATTCAGATCCTGACTTGACAATCATTCAACGCTGGATCACGGATCAACCCCTCATGTTAGAAACGTCTGCTGATGGACGTTATCGGCTAACCTGGCAGGTAACTCCCATGGATACCTGGCCAGTGTTTAAAGCTCTTCTGGCATTGCCGCAAGCGATCGCAGAAGCATTAAATTGTCGAGTTGTAATTCTATTTCAAAACTTTCCTCATATTCGTTCCTGGGATCGATCAGAAAAGTGGGAAAGTTACTTGCGCCACGAGATTCAACAGCAAAGTCGGGTGAGTTATGCCTTGATTGCAACCGTGGCTGAAAGTTGGGTACAACAAAGCACAATGCAAGTGATATTACTCGGTCCCGTCAAGCGCGATGATTTAAAACCATGGGTGGCAGAGGTCACCTCAAACCATGGGCTGGAGTTCGATGTACCAGCCATGGAGTTGTTTCTAGATTACATTCAGGGCAACGTGGGAGATGCGATCGCACTACTGCGCCGCATATGGGTGGATGTCCAACTACACAGCCATTCCCTTTTACCAAATGCCAACTCCATCCAGGTTCGCCCTGCCCCACCAATATCTATCTCATCCAAACAAATTCACACCAGCGCCCTTGCTCTGGTCGAAGATTTATCTCTCACTTTCGAGTCACTGCTGCTACTATTACCTTCAAGCCAGGTACGCGTGTTAGAAAGCCTTGCGCTCGACCCCACCGATAGTCCCCACTCACGGGAGTATATTCAGAAACATCATCTGTCGCGAGGTGGCGGACTTCAGGGCGCACTCGCCAGCCTTCAGCAAAAAGGACTAGTCTATGGTCCTGAACACGGCTATCGCATCACGATGCCATTGTTGTCACTCTGGCTTAAGCAGCAGCTAGCCTGA
- a CDS encoding putative enzyme of thiazole biosynthesis (IMG reference gene:2510094092~PFAM: Thiazole biosynthesis protein ThiG), with product MQTLEKPLERPLNNPLVIAGRTFQSRLMTGTGKYRNFDEMRQSIVASGCEIVTVAVRRVQTNAPGHEGLAEALDWKTIWMLPNTAGCQTAEDAIRVARLGREMAKLLGQEDNNFVKLEVIPDSKYLLPDPIGTLQAAEQLVKEGFAVLPYINADPLLAKRLEECGCATVMPLGSPIGSGQGLKNAANIQIIVENARIPVVVDAGIGVPSEAAQAMELGADALLINTAIAQAQNPPAMAYAMKLATEAGRLAYQAGRIPVKAFASASSPLTGTVGS from the coding sequence ATGCAGACATTAGAAAAACCGTTGGAGCGCCCCCTCAATAATCCACTGGTGATCGCTGGGCGCACCTTTCAGTCTCGGTTAATGACAGGAACTGGGAAGTATCGCAATTTCGATGAGATGCGACAGAGCATTGTAGCCAGTGGTTGTGAAATTGTGACGGTAGCAGTGCGCCGTGTGCAAACTAATGCTCCTGGTCATGAGGGCTTGGCAGAGGCATTAGATTGGAAAACGATTTGGATGTTGCCGAATACAGCGGGCTGTCAAACAGCAGAAGATGCGATTCGGGTTGCCCGGCTGGGACGTGAGATGGCAAAGCTCCTGGGGCAGGAAGATAACAATTTCGTCAAGCTTGAGGTGATTCCGGATTCTAAATATTTGCTACCTGACCCCATCGGCACGTTGCAAGCGGCAGAGCAACTTGTGAAAGAAGGATTTGCTGTATTGCCCTACATCAATGCTGACCCGCTCCTGGCAAAACGGCTGGAAGAGTGCGGTTGTGCAACTGTGATGCCGCTTGGCTCCCCAATTGGATCTGGGCAAGGACTGAAGAATGCAGCGAATATTCAAATCATTGTAGAAAATGCCAGGATTCCGGTAGTAGTCGATGCGGGGATTGGCGTACCGAGCGAAGCGGCGCAGGCAATGGAACTGGGTGCAGACGCCTTGTTGATTAATACGGCGATCGCCCAGGCTCAGAACCCACCTGCAATGGCATACGCTATGAAGCTTGCAACCGAAGCCGGAAGACTGGCTTACCAAGCAGGGCGCATTCCTGTAAAAGCATTTGCCAGCGCTAGTTCTCCACTGACCGGAACAGTAGGGAGTTAG
- a CDS encoding hypothetical protein (IMG reference gene:2510094093), translated as MRYTVEDGGRLNNFAVEPKMYKAEPPTQSQKRNYIILGSIGAVLVGLLVFVAASVS; from the coding sequence ATGAGATATACAGTAGAAGATGGCGGACGCTTAAATAACTTTGCAGTTGAACCAAAGATGTATAAAGCCGAGCCACCCACCCAATCCCAAAAGCGTAACTATATTATCCTGGGATCGATTGGTGCTGTACTAGTTGGCTTGCTGGTGTTTGTCGCGGCGTCCGTCTCTTAG